The Paraflavitalea devenefica DNA segment AGTTGTTAATGCGTGATATCTTTAATGCTTTTTGCCCAATGACCTCTGCCAGCTCGGTAAAATCATAATATACATACGGAGAACGTTCCACAAAATCGGGGCGTGCGAGGGTTTTACTGTACGCCAGCCTGACATTCATTTTATCGGTTACGCTGTATACCAGATTCACAGAAGGTAGCCAGTCTTTTTCACGATAGGTAGAATCATCAAAGGAAGACAAGCCTGTTTGATAATTATAATAAATGGTATTCAGGTCCATTGTATTGTCTTCATACCGCAGGCCACCAATAATACGTAGTTGCTGAAAAGGCCGCAGGTCAAGCATGGCATATCCACTCCTTAAACGCTGTGAGCCGGTATATTTATCACCCAGGCTGCCGATGGCCCTGGTAGAGGCCGGATAGTATTCGAGGTAGCCGTTGCCTAAAGCTTCTGTAGTAACGATGGCATAATAGGGTAAGCCTGCCCTGCTTTCAGTATAGCCAGGAGGTCCCAGTATCCTGAAGTTGGAACCATCAAAATCGGCTTCCCGTTCAGAATAGCTATATCCCATTTTAAATAACTGGTTTTCTTTCAGTACAGTAAAGGGAAGCGAAAAGTTAGCCCCTGCATTTTTGCGTGTCTCTTCCAGCAGGGATGAATACAATCCACCCATCAATAGCAATATGTCATTGAAGTTGTATTTGTACATGTCGCCCGGATATCCATCGAGCCTTGTACCGGTAATGAATCGCGTATCGGGCTGATCGCGGTTTAAGCTGGTATAGTCGGCAAACCAATCCAGCTTGATGGCCTGTTTGGTGATCTTGTGCTCCCCCTCTACCCTGGACTGCCATAATTTGTTGTATAAAGTAACCTCCCCGGTCCTCCTTGCATACCATCCCTGGGATACATAGTCACCTTGCCGGGTATCAAATTGATTACTATAACGTTTATTGTAAAGGTTCTTTAACGATATACGATGTTTAACTGATTTCCAGGCAACATTAAACAGTCCTCCTATTGTTGTGTTGTACCGGTACCGCTCACTGGCAAATTCATACTGGTTATTAACGCTTGCTTCTCCTTCTTCCCTGAATTGCTCATTGAGGTAGGTGCCTGCTGCTATAAAACCGAGGGAACTTTTTTTAAACCGTTTGTTTAATCCTCCGGCCAATTGGAAATTCTGTGATGGCCTGTAGGGAGAACTAACGAATTGCCAGCGATTCGGTATCTGGCTTCCTATTCTCCTAATGTTCTCCTGGTCATTATCTGCACGGTATTTAAAGAACTGAACAGGATCCATCAAACGGCCATCCCCGAAGTATTTCCGGTCTTTATCCACTTCGCCCCACCAGGCTTTGTCATCCCGCTTGTAGCTAAGCATTTTCTGGTTGGCGCTGGCAGTATTGTATCCTGTACCCACGGTTACACTTAAAAAGTTATCGGCCGGTACATCTTTGGTAGTGATCTGCACAAGACCACCGGCAAACTCACCGGGAAGATCGGGGGTGGCTGTTTTGTTGACCACAATATTGTCAACCAACTGACTGGGAATGATATCAAAGCTGAAGTTTCTCCTGTTGGGCTCCGTACTGGGCAGGGAAGATCCATTGATCAATACGTTGTTGTAGCGATCACTAACCCCGCGGATGGTTACAAATTTATCATTCTGCACCGTGATGCCACTTACCCGTTTTAAAACCTGTGCGGTATTGTTATCAGGCGTTACCCGTATCTGTTCTGCACTAATACCATTGGTCATACTGGCATTGTTTTTCTGCGTCATCAGCAATGCTTTTACCGACTCGCGCCGGGCGCCACCGGTAACCACCACTGTTTGCAGTTGCCTGGAATCAGCCTGTTCCAGCACCACGCTCAGGTCGGTCACTTCCCCCTCCCGTACGATCACATCTGTTATTTGTTTGGTTGTATAACCAATAAATGAGACCTGTAACGTATAAGTGCCCGGAGACAATGTCACTACATAATCGCCCGAAACGGAGGTGGTAATGCCTCTTTCCACTCCCTGCACGGAAATGCTTACGCCTGGCATTGTTTCATTTTTATCATTGCGTATCACCCCCGTTACCTTTCCCGGCTTAACACTGGTTGCTGCGGGTGGCGGCGGCGGGGTGGTAACTTTAACAGCAATCATTTTTTCAGATACCTGGTAGGCCAGGCCGGCCTGTGCGCTTAGGGCCTCCAGGGCTTTACCCAGCGTAATGTTGTCATAACTAAAATTGGAAATACTGATCTTATCCAATTGCGTCTGGGTATAGGAAAAATTATATACGCTCTGCCGGTCCAGTTCCTGCAATATTCTTAACGCAGTGGTGTTCTGGAGCTTAATGTTTACTTTTTCTGTAAGTGCGGAAAGTTGTGCGGAGGCAAAAAAGCTGAGTAATAAACAAAACTGGGTACAGCACAGCCATCGCATTACTGCGCGGCCGCGTAAACGGTTAGTTGAGGTCATATCAATCATCCTTGTATTTTATTATGTCCGGGACTATAAACTATTACGGCATTACTTTGTGATCGTCACCTTCCCCTGCTTCAGCGAAAAGTTCAACCCATGCACAAATAATACATTGTGCAGGGCCGACTGCCAGTCGTTCACCGTGAAAGTGGCCGTAATCCGTTTATTGCGTAACAGGTTTTTATCATACACCATCGTGAGGTGATATTTATCGCCAATACGTTCTATTGCTTCTTCCAGCGGCAGCTCATTGAATACCAGTGCACCGGTGGTCCATGCATTGATATTGTTCACTGCCATGGGTGATAATTGCCAGTCTTTCGTTTGCCGGGAATACCGCATGGTTTGATTGGGCGCCAACAGGGCTGTAAGGGCCTTTGCTTTGTCTTCCAGTGCTACTTTTCCATGCACCAGGGAAACCCTGATCTCCGATTCATGCTGGTAGGCTTCTATGTTAAAGGCTGTACCCAATACGCGTGTATGTATATTGCCTGTTTCTACAATAAAAGGCTTTGACGCATCTTTTGTCACCTCAAAGAATCCTTCTCCCGATAGTTTCACATACCGCTGTGTGTGGTTGTATTGTTGGTTGTCGAACTCCAGCCGTGAGTTCCTGTTGAGCCAGATAATGGTACCATCCGGCATGGTGATCTTACGAACCACATGCTGGTCGTTATCAATGATTGACAATGAACTTAGCGATTGGGCAGCCGATACTCCCTGCCTGCTTTTGATGTACCATAACAGAACGGCGGCGCCCATTGTGACTACAATAGCGGCCGCTGCGACGTACTTCCGCAATATCGCCATCCTCCTTACCGGGGCTGCCGGCAGACTACGTATTTGCTGCATCAGTTGCTGGTGCGTACGGGCTTTGATTGATTCCAGCACTTCAGGCGTCAGTTCTTTTTCTGCCTCCAGGAAGTCTGCTTCAGCAATCCATTTCCTGAACAGGTTGATCTCTTCCGGCGTACAGTCGCCTTTTTTAAAGCGCTGTATAAACGCTTCTATTGATTGTCTGGAGGGTTGCATGCTGTAGTAGTAACACGCGGACTAAAAAGTACCAGAAGTTCTACATTACCAAAATGTTAAGAGTAACAAGGAAGGACAATAATTAAAACAGGAGCCCAAACATATGGGAATAAACACGTTTGCAGGCTACACGAAGCCGTTTGGAAGCAAGATGTAACTGGTTTTTAACGGTTTGCCGGGATAAGAGCAGGTCGCTGGCAATCTGGTCAATGGATTGTTCCTGGTATACGTTACGTATAAATATATCCTTCATCTTACCGGGCATACCGGTCAGGGCAGTGGAAAAAGCCCGGTCGATGGAATTCCATTTTTCCTTTTCTTCTTCAGTAAGATGGTATTCGTTGGCGGGTGCCTGTTGCGCCAGGAAAGATTCAAAGCTTTTATAATGTTTTTCCTGTAAGCCTTTGGAACGGAAGTAGTTGAATACTTTATGATAGAGTGCGCTTACCAGGTAGGACCGGATAGCGTCTGGAGCAGGCAGGTGGTGGAAATTCTTCCAGATGTCGGTAAAGAGATCGTGTATAAGGTCGGCGGCATCATCGGTGGAGCCTGTTTTTTTGCAGGCCAGCCTGAATAGGAATTCCCAATAGGCATGATACAGCTCATTAAAAGCTGCTTCTTTTTCATCATGGATAAGTAATGCGTGCTGGTTCATAACCTGTGTCCGCAAATGTAGAAGGTAATTTTCCCAATTGCATGGATTGGACTGTTATGAAAATATGAACAGGATGTTACCTCGCTTCCGGGCATGATAAAGCCCATTGAACATCAGCTCAATGGGCTTGCAGGTTAGTAACCCCCTGCCCTATCCGTTCACCCATAGTGCCCAGTCGCTGTCAAACTTATACCACTTATTATCAGCGCCCTGCCACTTCCATTCAGGTACTTCAGCCCATGTTTTACCATCGGTGCTCCATACCAGTTTTTTGTCATGTATCTTTAACCATTTACCGTCTTTATCGGCCCAGGCGCCCTCTTTTACGGCCGCCCATTTTTTGCCGTCGGTACTCCACCATAAGCCTCCCTTTTTATCCAGTTTGTACCAGTAGGTTTTACCATCTTTCATTCCGGGCCAGGTACCGGTAGTGGACTTCATCCAGTCGGCTACCTGAACGCTATAGCTCATACCGGG contains these protein-coding regions:
- a CDS encoding RNA polymerase sigma factor, producing the protein MNQHALLIHDEKEAAFNELYHAYWEFLFRLACKKTGSTDDAADLIHDLFTDIWKNFHHLPAPDAIRSYLVSALYHKVFNYFRSKGLQEKHYKSFESFLAQQAPANEYHLTEEEKEKWNSIDRAFSTALTGMPGKMKDIFIRNVYQEQSIDQIASDLLLSRQTVKNQLHLASKRLRVACKRVYSHMFGLLF
- a CDS encoding TonB-dependent receptor, which translates into the protein MTSTNRLRGRAVMRWLCCTQFCLLLSFFASAQLSALTEKVNIKLQNTTALRILQELDRQSVYNFSYTQTQLDKISISNFSYDNITLGKALEALSAQAGLAYQVSEKMIAVKVTTPPPPPAATSVKPGKVTGVIRNDKNETMPGVSISVQGVERGITTSVSGDYVVTLSPGTYTLQVSFIGYTTKQITDVIVREGEVTDLSVVLEQADSRQLQTVVVTGGARRESVKALLMTQKNNASMTNGISAEQIRVTPDNNTAQVLKRVSGITVQNDKFVTIRGVSDRYNNVLINGSSLPSTEPNRRNFSFDIIPSQLVDNIVVNKTATPDLPGEFAGGLVQITTKDVPADNFLSVTVGTGYNTASANQKMLSYKRDDKAWWGEVDKDRKYFGDGRLMDPVQFFKYRADNDQENIRRIGSQIPNRWQFVSSPYRPSQNFQLAGGLNKRFKKSSLGFIAAGTYLNEQFREEGEASVNNQYEFASERYRYNTTIGGLFNVAWKSVKHRISLKNLYNKRYSNQFDTRQGDYVSQGWYARRTGEVTLYNKLWQSRVEGEHKITKQAIKLDWFADYTSLNRDQPDTRFITGTRLDGYPGDMYKYNFNDILLLMGGLYSSLLEETRKNAGANFSLPFTVLKENQLFKMGYSYSEREADFDGSNFRILGPPGYTESRAGLPYYAIVTTEALGNGYLEYYPASTRAIGSLGDKYTGSQRLRSGYAMLDLRPFQQLRIIGGLRYEDNTMDLNTIYYNYQTGLSSFDDSTYREKDWLPSVNLVYSVTDKMNVRLAYSKTLARPDFVERSPYVYYDFTELAEVIGQKALKISRINNYDLRVEYYPSGDEIISASVFYKKFTDPVERFYNIGNTSNTVEYKNLYEATAKGYEFDFRKTLSFIDPASTWLKRLAISANYTHLDGEIRHQVTTSPFTGKDTNYVASDKRPIQGLSPFIINAGLNYQSKTWGFNIAYNRIGRRIVNGGTDPFLIQWENTRDVMDMQLSVRLFKQKAELKMNLSDILNQPFVIYSNTSIKNGVATAPGPNNDPKGDGYNEELDLTNYKVKRGTNISINLTYRFQ
- a CDS encoding FecR family protein — encoded protein: MQPSRQSIEAFIQRFKKGDCTPEEINLFRKWIAEADFLEAEKELTPEVLESIKARTHQQLMQQIRSLPAAPVRRMAILRKYVAAAAIVVTMGAAVLLWYIKSRQGVSAAQSLSSLSIIDNDQHVVRKITMPDGTIIWLNRNSRLEFDNQQYNHTQRYVKLSGEGFFEVTKDASKPFIVETGNIHTRVLGTAFNIEAYQHESEIRVSLVHGKVALEDKAKALTALLAPNQTMRYSRQTKDWQLSPMAVNNINAWTTGALVFNELPLEEAIERIGDKYHLTMVYDKNLLRNKRITATFTVNDWQSALHNVLFVHGLNFSLKQGKVTITK